A single genomic interval of Eurosta solidaginis isolate ZX-2024a chromosome 3, ASM4086904v1, whole genome shotgun sequence harbors:
- the LOC137246498 gene encoding putative nuclease HARBI1, translated as MDSETFDELLYMVTPLIEKKNTRLRAAIAPDMRLSATLRYLATGEKYEDLKFLTAISPKSLGLIVLETCEAIISCLSNAIRVPQSEDEWKSIAHGFGEAWNFPNCIGAIDGKHIAIKKPPDSGSQYFNYKKFYSIVLMGTVNANYEFIVADVGTNGRVSDGGVIKNTEFGRAIYRKALPLPTPTQLPNSDKVVPYVFVADNAFQMQENLTLNNPILVPT; from the exons ATGGACTCGGAAACATTTGACGAACTTTTGTATATGGTGACGCcgttaattgaaaagaaaaatacaaGGCTCCGAGCTGCAATAGCACCCGACATGCGGTTGTCAGCAACATTGCGATATTTGGCGACTGGAGAAAAATATGAAGACCTCAAGTTCTTAACAGCAATTTCTCCAAAATCCCTTGGTTTGATTGTTTTGGAAACTTGTGAGGCTATAATTTCATGTCTCTCAAATGCTATCAGG gtTCCGCAGTCAGAAGATGAGTGGAAGTCTATAGCCCATGGCTTTGGTGAGGCTTGGAATTTTCCAAATTGCATTGGAGCGATCGATGGGAAACACATTGCGATCAAAAAGCCACCTGACTCCGGCTCACAATACTTcaactataaaaaattttatagcatTGTCCTGATGGGAACAGTGAATGCCAACTATGAGTTCATAGTTGCGGATGTTGGAACAAATGGCCGCGTATCAGATGGTGGTGTTATAAAAAACACGGAATTTGGGAGAGCTATTTACAGAAAAGCTTTACCACTTCCTACTCCAACACAGTTGCCGAATAGCGATAAGGTAGTGCCATACGTTTTTGTTGCTGACAACGCTTTTCAAATGCAAGAAAATTTAACCTTAAATAACCCTATCCTGGTACCAACCTAA